TCCTTTTAACTTGCTGGGAACAGCAAAGCCCCAGCCTGGCTTTCCTCTCACCTTTGGTCTGTCCGGGATGGTGACTCATGCTACCCAGCCTCTGGTTCAGCTCCTGGTTTGCCCACATGTAACGGCTCAGCTCTTTCTCCAGCACCTGGATCCTTGCCTCATACTGCAGCTTGCTGCTGGCCAGCCCCTCATCCATATGCTCTACAAGATAAAACAAGGTCATTTCAAGCTGCAAGCCCTgtgaaagacaaaagcagtgcCACGGCTGCCTGTGTGAGGAGCTGAGTGGTTACCACGGCTCTGCTGGAGCAGTAACTGCATGTTCTGCTCGTGCTCCTTCTGCTGCAGGGTGAGCCGCCGGTCCATCTCCAGGCGCTGCCGCTCCACCGCCGCCTCCAGCCAGTACacgagctgctgctgctcctccagctgcatcTCCAGCTCTGAGAAGGCgatgtgctgcctgtgctggtcCTCTCGCAGTGTCACCACCTGGCCAGGGCCAACAGCAAGGAACAACTCAGCTCTTTCAGAGCCTGGGAAGGCTTCCTGCCCCACCGAGCTGCAGCAAGTTAGTCGCCTGGTACAGTGTATGAAGGTCAGTAGTTCTGGGATGTCACAGCTGCCCCgttaagggaagaaaaatacacagctaCAATGATGTGGCAGAGCCGCTGCAGGGATCCATGAATCCTAAGACTAGTTAAGCCCCTCTCCCATGGGTTGGGCCATGTGGGGATCACAGTCCTGTGGCTTCGTGGCCTGACTTTACAGGGTAAAAGTACAGCAGGAGGCACAGAGAAAGCgtgaaacagaggaaaagtcAGACATACTACAgttcccagcagcacagagggcAGTTGTCTCCTACCTTGTCAAAGTacttgcagagcagagctcGGGTCTCGGAAGAGGAGAGGTAGCTGAGCTTGGCCATGAGGTTCATCTCGCACTGGGACAGCAGGCTGGCCGAGGCCCGCAGGACTCGCTGCCTGCACGTGATGGACTCATTCTTGTACTCAATGGCTGCATCCAGAGCCTCAATTGCCTCGTCCAACTGGAACAAGATCCGTTCTtcctgccagggcagagctgcagttaCTAGGGAGCAAAGGGTTTGCTCTgtctcacagaatcatagaatagttagagttggaaaggaccttgagatcatctagttccaacccctaaCCTCACCATGCCACTTGTCATCTCAACAGTGCTAGCAAGAAGTTGGGATATGCAGTTTGGGGATGCGGGGAAGTATCTGCTAATGATGCCATGCTCAGgcctttccttctctcactACCTCACGCTCCTGCAAGCAGAGGACAGTTACCTCTGGGGACAGCAGGGTGCCGTGGCGCAGCTTGTTGTCGAGCTCCAACCTCTGTTTGAGCAGCTGGTCCTTCTCCTGGCGCAGGTTGTTGATCTCCTGTCGGATCTGCTGCTGGTTGTGGGCACTGCCGTGGCGCAGCTGCCCGTTCTTCTCAGTCAGCTCCTTTTCCAGGTGCTCCAGGCGGCTGGACACACGCACTATGTCATCTGTCAGGGCCTGCAGCAGAACATGCTCAAGGGATCTGCTCTGAAGGCAGGTCAGGCCCTCAGCCTCTTTCTACTCCTTCCATAGGCCAAGTGACCCCACACGCACACATAAGCCAAGGGCTATCAAACCAAGTAGGCTCTTCTGTAGAGGCAGACTTCCCCCCCACTTCCCAACACCTCCTCATCCTGACCTGCAGCCCTCTGCCAGGATGACACCCAGGTCTTCCagcctcccagctctgctggaaatcAAGGGGTTGAGGCGTCATGCTCTTGTCCTACCTGGCTGGAGCGCAGTCGTTTGCTCTCCAGGCCgttcttctcctgcagcagggcttcCTTTTTGGCCACAATAGTTTCCCGCTTCCTCAGCTCATCTTCCAGCTCATCCAAGGCCCGGCGCTGCTCGAGAACTTTATCCATCTCCATGTCCAGCCACTTCTTCTGTTCCTCGATTTTCTGATGGAGAGACAAagggcatgtgtgtgtgtgcagacagcagcagtaaCGCCCAGGACTGCTAGTCTCCAGAGTAGTGGACTTTAGATCAGAGCGAGAGTCTCAATTCTATCTCTGCTAACCCCTATAGCCCAGACTTCATTGGTTTTACCCTTCCAGCTCCTCcgagaggcagagctgagctaAATCCCCCAGGAGTCCTTGGGGGCCACATCTCCTACCATCCTTCTGCTAACAGACAAGAATTCACACCTTCTTTACTAACGCTGGGATTTAGAAGAGGTCCTGGTGGTAAGACAAGTCCTCTGCTACTAGATACAAGTGACATTACAGACAGCCCTCCTCAAGGGCAGGATGGGCTATGTCCCTTCTCAGGCTGAGCTTCCTGCTTCCACATCTCCCCTGTCAGCCTGCAGTGTACCAAGCACTCCCCTTTGCACAGGCAAGAGGAGGCAGGTCCGCTCTGCctgtacctgctgctgctccaggctgatCACGGAGCCGTTGCTGCCGCTCCGTCTCTTCCTCTGGAAAGCCGCGATTTCCTCTGTCTTGATGCGCAGGATCTTCTGGTGCTGCTCATGCTTCAGTTCCAGCTCCTGCATGGGGAACAGTGGCTGTGAGCATCGAGGGAGCAGAAGCTGTTTGCCCTACAGGCTGAGGGACACGTTATGTTCTCTGCTAGCTCTTTTGATACTCCTAAGGTCCTACCTCCGTGCTCTCCAAGACAACCATCAGAGCTACCCCAGCCtgcccagcagcctgcagagcccACCCATTGCCATCCTCACAAGTGCCATagtggcagagcagctgctcctgcccgTTCCTACCTTGACTTGGTGCTGCCGCTTATTCACCTCCGTCTCCAGGCGCCGCTTCTGCTCGCTCTCCTCCCGCAGCCGGCGCTGCAGCTGCCCCTGCTGCCTCCGCATCAGCTCGATgttcctctccagctcctgcactCGCTTCTCGCTCTGCGCCGACAGCGACACCAGCCTCTCCGTCGCCTGCTTCTTCTTGCAGAGAACCTGGTGGAGGCAGAAGCTGCCCTTGGGGCACATTGTCTCCCCTGTGCCCTTTGCAGGGATGCCCCCAGGGCTGCCCTTGCCCACCTCCCCGGCTGGACAGAGCCCTTCCCACTCACCCGTGCCTTGCTCTGCGCGGCCGCCACTCGTGTGCGGTACTCCTGCAGCTTGTGCTTCTCCCCGGGATCCCAGGGCTCTTTgccctccagctcctggagctgcTTCTGGCTGTCgctcagctctgccctcacctgctctgcttcctgctccaGCTCGCCAATCTTCTGGCAGTACTGCCTGTTCAGAGCCTGGGCGTCCTTGCCTGCAACACATCCCCTCTGCTGTGACCTCCAGGCTCCTTCCCTTGCAGGCAGCATCCTGCTGAGGGATGGACCTTTCATCTCTTTCCCCATTGGCCTACTGAGATGAATGCTCCCTTTCCCTCAACTACTCCACAGAGGGATGGAGAAACAGGGCTCTGCTGCCTACAGGAAAAGGGACTGAGCACAAGCAATGTAGGATAGCAGTAGGAGCCAAGCATCATGACTAGGAGGAGGTTTCATGGGTGTGTAttcccaccagcagctctcACCTGTCTTAATAAGCTCTGTGATCAGCTCCTCCTTCATGCGGATGTTGATGGCCAGCTCTCGGATCTTCTGCTGCGCTTGCACCAGCCTCCATCCAGAGTCCTTCCCTGGCAGGCGCTCCCGCCTCCTACAGACCTCTGCAACACAGAGTCCCGGGTAAGGAACGTTCTGTCTTAGCAGCCAGGTGACAGAAGGACAAATCCCATCTCTGATCTGTAGCCAAGACCTGGCACAGCATCACCGAAGTCACCCGCAGCTTCCACCAAAACATGCAACTCTTGCCAGACCCTGGCAGTTCAAGCTTCTCCTTAACAAAAGCAGCTAGGCTGTCATCTGCTCCATTCATGTCCTCTGGGCTCACCCAGGTGCACATCAACAGCACCCAACAAAGCACCCCCAGCCCGAGGAACGCTGTCCAACAACCTCCACTTGCCTTttggcagctccagctgctcctcctgcatGGAGTGGGCATTGCCTCCACTGGGCTCCTCGCTCAGCTTGCAAATCTCTTTCTTGCCCCAGCTTTGGATCCCATTCCTAAAAGGAGCAGAAAACGTATCAGCTGGGTCTGGGCGCTACTGGAGCTGTTCCCAGTCAGGACTCTTCATGATCCACAGGCTTCAGAAGGAGACAGAAACAGTAGCTGTGGTCGGGAAAGATGGTAATTGGCTCCCCAGTGAGCAGGCAGCTGTCTGCAGCAAAATCGCTGGCCCCAGAGGCAGCATTTAGCATTTGCTTCTTCATCCTGCATGAGAACTGAGCTGCAGCGGTGGGACAGGTCACAGGACAGCCAGGGCACCGTACAGCGCTGGGACAGCCCCAACTCACCGGTGCTGCGACAGGGACCGTTTCTGttcccactcctcctcctctcctgagGACAGCTCTGATGGTTTCTCCGGGTCGTGGCTGAGCTCTCTCCTCAGCACCACATCTTTGAGCTCTGGAGTGCCAGCCAGGCACTGTGTGTGGTTTGGATGCCAGCCGGCCAAGTCCTCCTCCTGGAAGGAGGGTTTGCTGTCgagctgctggggcagagagaggaaacaTGCTGTGTGAGGGCCGGTGTTAGAAAAAGCAGCTCTCAGCTGGGCATTGCTGCTAGACACAAAGAGAAGCAATCACATGGAGCTGAGCACAGTGTCAGAAGAACTGGTGTGCTGCCAGACCCAGCTGCCCACCCTCCTGCCCTCTGCTGCTCAGGCACTGAGAAAATCTGGGAGCCATCcataaaatcaaagtaaaagcCTCAGTTTTGAAGCTGGGCTGGTTGTGCCAGTTGTGAAACTCTGGGCTATGTCTCTGATAAGGTTCATGTTTGAcagtggaggaaaaagcagttcCTACGGTGGAGGACACCCAAGTGAAAAGGCAGCAGTTCCTTAACAGCACAGACTTGTGCCCTCACCTTCCTGCCATGGGCTTTTCCACTCTGCTTGGTGGGAAGGAGCCCTGAGGGAAGCCCGTTTAGGCCATGGGATGGGGCAGCATCCAGTGGGGCTGTGTGAGGTCTCTGGCCGGCGGTCACCAGGTGAAGGTTTTCCAGCAGCCCTGGCACACACAGGTTTGCCATTGCCATCTCCAAGCGCACGTGCAGCTCTGAGATCTtatcctgctgctcctgcagtttGTCGCTCTACGAAGCAATGAGTTACATACACATGGATCCCACGGCAAAGGAACCCAAAAGCTGGGCTGCACTCTCctggagaggaaggggaggagtggGGCAGGTCCCTGCAAAGAGCAGAGCCCAGGAATACCTGCAGCTTGTACTGCTCCATGGCATCCTCCAGGGCAGCCAGGAAATCGCGGTTCTCCTCCTCCAGGCGCTCCACTTGCCTCTGCAGTTTGGCCACCTGCTCGTCTTTGATGGACTCACATCTCTTCTCTGTGTTCACCTGCCCACCCCAAATACAAGAGAGGCAGCATCAGCATCCACCTTtgtccttcccttcccatggctGCAAGGGcgcagcagctctgcagacccagatttttcctgtgaaatagATCTCTCGGCCACAGCTGAATCCAATCCCTGCCTGCTGTGAGGACCACATCTTTCTGGCTCTCTATGGCCTCTTGGCTGTGttgcttccctccttctcctgaCCCTTCTACCACGCCGTGCTGAAGCTGTTGCCTTCAGTGTCCATCAGATCGTAAAATCAgagaatggtctgggttggaagggaccttaaagctcatctagttccataggcagggtcaccttccactagaccaggtacAACCCAACCTCAGAGCTACAACACCCCAACCGTTACCTGGGCTTTTGCCACCTTTGAGCCTTGTGCCTCGGGGCTCTGGTCTTCCGCAGAGGTGCTCTCGATGCCGCTATCCAGCCCGGCTGAGGTCAGCTCGCTCCTCTCGCCCTCCACCGTGCACAGCCACTCCTTGACCCGCAGGATCTGCTCCACCGTGAGGTTActgtcctcctgcagctccatcagcaGCCGGTACGCGGCGTCGGTGCAGGTGCGGTAATGGGCACACTCGGCCAGCAGCCGAGCCGTGGGGTCCGGCCCGCATCGCTTGGCAGTGGACGAGCGGTTGATGATACGGGTCTCGGAGCGGTGCCGCTGCTCCAGCGCCTTCTGCAAGTTCTTTATCTGCCGGTGAAGCTCTTCCACGTGCTCCATCTCCTTGCGGCAGTTCACCACGGCCTTGTTCTGGATGTTCTGAGCCCGGTTGGCGTAGTTCAGCGTGTTGAGGCTCTCGTCGAAGTCAGAGGAAGATGGGCTGACACAGGCTATCATCACGGTCTGGGCATTCCCCCCCAGGGAGTCTTTCAGGATCCTAGGGAAGAGCACAGTGATTAATATAGGTAttatatagtatatatacatgcataatACACAATAATGCAGGACCCAGGAGGTTTCCAACCCTTTTCACAGGTTAAGCCCAAGGAAAACAATGTTCTTGCTCTGTGTCTGGTTTGGCACCAATGCACTGAGAGGAACCCTTAAGCAGAGGAATAACTGTTCACATTGTGGCAAGTTTCCATCTGGGTAATTCCTGAGGTTGGGAGCTCCCTGAGCAGCCAGTCTGAGAAGCCCTGGTGTGAGAGGAGAAGGGTAAACTGCAAGCTCCTCCCGACTAACCTGGGGACTCTGCCACCAAACCTACCACACTGGAAAGGTAGGGAGAAACAtcacctccttcctcctggcCCAACAACCCATGACACGTGTGGGTCCCGCTCCCAGCTGTACCTGGTGATTTTGGAGTCCCTGTAGGGGATATGGCTGCTCTTCCTCCGCGGGTCTCCCAAGGCACTGATGACGTTGCCCAAGGCCAGGAGGCCGCTGTTGATCTGGATGCTCTCCTTCAGCCTCTCCCCCGTGTTTCCCGTCTTCACAATTCGCTCTGAGCCAGCCAGGTCCACAAAGTGAAACTTGGAAACCAGGACCTGTCCCGAGGCGGGGACGGAGGGCGGGTGGCGGTGCAGGGGGATGCGGCCGGCCCCGCGCCGCTGCTCCATGGTCACCGTGAAGATGGTGTGCGAGCGGCTCGACTGCTTGTTGATGTGGGTAGCTCCTGTGTGCTTGGCCGTGTTGCCCATCTCCAGCAGGCTCAGCACCTCATCCAGCCCTTCCACTTCTGACTCCTTCACACCGCAGAGCACTGCAACAGCAAATGGAGTTGTGGCTGGGAGGGATGTGCTGACTGAGGAGGCAGCTCCTCTACACAGCCTCGTGCCACCACCCTGTCCACGCAGACCAGCTTTCCACACCAAACAGACTAAGCACAGCaatctgctgcaggagaaggatgGAGGGAGAAGATTTGGCTCTGCCTTTAGGGGTAGACATCCCAACCCTGGCCTTGGGCGTGAAGAGAAAAGTGAGCCCATACACAGCTACACGTACCAATGTTCCCCTTGTCATCCTCCCGGATCTGGATGTCTTTGCTGGCTGTATCCACCTGCAGTAAGTCCCGAAACTCCTCCTTATACACTTCCAGGTAGGACACTCGGACTGTGTAGTCGATGAGGTCGTTCTCATCGATGAGCCTGAAGGTCTCAGCCATGGCTCGCGGGATGATGCCCTGCTCATCTTCATTGATGGAAGCTGGCACAGAGATGCACATGGTCATGGGGAGCCCGTGGTGGCCAGGGACAGAGCCATGGGCCGgagcctgcctgcagcatctGTTATCTGGAAAGGAGCAGCCTCACAACCCCCCCACAGCCTGGATTAAACATCCCTCTGAGTGTTTCTAAGCCACAGGACCTTGGGGTGAATCCTATCCCACTGCTGTGCTGGATTCCAGCAACGCTGCTTGCTTCCAGTCCCTTCTCAAGAAGGAAAAGGCCTGTTAGTGTTTCAGCAGGTAGCAAACACCATGCCTGCAGCTACAGCATGCTGTCCTTTGAAGCCAGCGTGACTCCACAACCTTTCCCAGCTCGGAGAAGTTCGGGGTATTTTGTGCTTGCAGCCTGCTTGGTTCTGGCCACAGCACTCTGATTGttaaacagttttgcttttgtctctaACAAACAGCTATGTAAAATGGCAATCCCCAAATCTGGTGCTGTGATAGCCCCAACTGGGAAACTGGAGGTAGACTGGAAGTATGGAAACAATTTAGTGTTTACAAACTGTGCAATTAACTAAAGCTGACTGAAACATTTACAGCACATCCTCTGTAAGGTATCATAATACCATTCAACTTCTAGGGGGGAAAGGTTTCCTCTTTCCTCATCCCCTTCCCATGAACAACCTACAGGATTAACCCCTGCAAACCTCCCTCTCCTTACAGCTTATTTCGGGACAAAGCCGACAGCTTCAACCCAGCTGAAAGTAGCGGTGCCCAGGGAAGATCACCACCACCTCCAGACCAGACACGGTCCTCTCGCATGTCCTACAGCGGTAGAGGAGAAAACCTACACGCTGTGATCCCAAAGCAGGTATTGTCCATGGAACGGGTGGTTACAGCAGCGTGGGAAATGGGAAGGCTGTTGGGgtgggcaggatggggatgggtgGTTGTAAGCCTGGGTTTGGAGGGCTGGCAGGGCCAAGAGGGTGGGCAGGGTGGAAGGACTGGTTGGGATGGTGATGTTGGAAGCGATGATGGTGGGTTTGGGTGGAGAGAGCAAAGCTGACGATGGGGATGAGGGGGATGTGAGGCTGGTGGGttgggagggatggaggagatgCCAGTGGGACAGCGGTGCCGCCGGGACGCGGGGCAGGCGCGGTGCCGCTACTCACCGACGCTGGCCTCCCCGATGGTGTAGGTCTTGCCGGAGCCGGTCTGCCCGTAAGCGAAGACGGTGGCGTTGAAGCCGCGGAAGAAGGCGCGCAGCAGCGGCTGGACGCAGGCGCGGTACACGGCCGCCTGCCCCGCGGCCTCGGGCAGCACGGCGGCGAAGCGGAAGCGGCGGCGGCCCAGCGCCACCTCGCCCGTGCCCGCGTCGCCGCGCAGGCAAGGCCGGTGTCCCCGCAGCGCCTCGCGGGGCAGCAGCGGCCGCACGCGCACCGCCACCCGCACCGCCGCCCGCTCCGCCGCCATGGCCCGCGCAGCGCGGGGCCGGTGGTGCGGGGAGGGGGCACGGCCCGGCGCGCCGCGATGGCGTCAGGCGGCTGCGCGAGGGGGAGCGGCCACCGCGGTGCGGGGCGGGCACGGGCGCGGTGCGGAGCGTCCGGGTGAGGGGAGCCCGGGGTGATCCGTCACTCGTGAGACATCGCGCACAAGGGGCTCCCTCACTCGTGAGATGCTCCATCAGTCGTGAGATGCTCCCATCACTCATCAGAAAATGCTCCACCACTTGTGAAATGCTCCATCACGCACAAGAGACATCACTATTTGTGAGATTCTTCATCATGCACAAGAGACTCCGTTTGTGACTTGCTCTATCACTCGTCAGGTTACACTCCACCACTCGTGAGATGCTTGATCGTGCACAAGAGACTCCACCACTCGTGAGATGCTCCATCACTTGTGAGATGCTCTGTCATGCACAAGAGACATCACTATGTGTGAGATTCTCTATCATGCATAAGAGACTCCACCATTTGTGAGTTGCTCCATCACTCGTCAGAC
Above is a genomic segment from Strigops habroptila isolate Jane chromosome 9, bStrHab1.2.pri, whole genome shotgun sequence containing:
- the KIF7 gene encoding kinesin-like protein KIF7 isoform X3, with protein sequence MAAERAAVRVAVRVRPLLPREALRGHRPCLRGDAGTGEVALGRRRFRFAAVLPEAAGQAAVYRACVQPLLRAFFRGFNATVFAYGQTGSGKTYTIGEASVASINEDEQGIIPRAMAETFRLIDENDLIDYTVRVSYLEVYKEEFRDLLQVDTASKDIQIREDDKGNIVLCGVKESEVEGLDEVLSLLEMGNTAKHTGATHINKQSSRSHTIFTVTMEQRRGAGRIPLHRHPPSVPASGQVLVSKFHFVDLAGSERIVKTGNTGERLKESIQINSGLLALGNVISALGDPRRKSSHIPYRDSKITRILKDSLGGNAQTVMIACVSPSSSDFDESLNTLNYANRAQNIQNKAVVNCRKEMEHVEELHRQIKNLQKALEQRHRSETRIINRSSTAKRCGPDPTARLLAECAHYRTCTDAAYRLLMELQEDSNLTVEQILRVKEWLCTVEGERSELTSAGLDSGIESTSAEDQSPEAQGSKVAKAQVNTEKRCESIKDEQVAKLQRQVERLEEENRDFLAALEDAMEQYKLQSDKLQEQQDKISELHVRLEMAMANLCVPGLLENLHLVTAGQRPHTAPLDAAPSHGLNGLPSGLLPTKQSGKAHGRKQLDSKPSFQEEDLAGWHPNHTQCLAGTPELKDVVLRRELSHDPEKPSELSSGEEEEWEQKRSLSQHRNGIQSWGKKEICKLSEEPSGGNAHSMQEEQLELPKEVCRRRERLPGKDSGWRLVQAQQKIRELAINIRMKEELITELIKTGKDAQALNRQYCQKIGELEQEAEQVRAELSDSQKQLQELEGKEPWDPGEKHKLQEYRTRVAAAQSKARVLCKKKQATERLVSLSAQSEKRVQELERNIELMRRQQGQLQRRLREESEQKRRLETEVNKRQHQVKELELKHEQHQKILRIKTEEIAAFQRKRRSGSNGSVISLEQQQKIEEQKKWLDMEMDKVLEQRRALDELEDELRKRETIVAKKEALLQEKNGLESKRLRSSQALTDDIVRVSSRLEHLEKELTEKNGQLRHGSAHNQQQIRQEINNLRQEKDQLLKQRLELDNKLRHGTLLSPEEERILFQLDEAIEALDAAIEYKNESITCRQRVLRASASLLSQCEMNLMAKLSYLSSSETRALLCKYFDKVVTLREDQHRQHIAFSELEMQLEEQQQLVYWLEAAVERQRLEMDRRLTLQQKEHEQNMQLLLQQSREHMDEGLASSKLQYEARIQVLEKELSRYMWANQELNQRLGSMSHHPGQTKGMERSILGAGDRAPPALGTCEESNPGEQPMPLAIAEESHRVRDESRDLVHAPLPSTWRRSSLPSDGPGDLRQRDVEHLLRAGQPHEVHPPRSLPPASKPRRELRRASLTAAPHHPAMIDVRKNPL
- the KIF7 gene encoding kinesin-like protein KIF7 isoform X2 — encoded protein: MAAERAAVRVAVRVRPLLPREALRGHRPCLRGDAGTGEVALGRRRFRFAAVLPEAAGQAAVYRACVQPLLRAFFRGFNATVFAYGQTGSGKTYTIGEASVASINEDEQGIIPRAMAETFRLIDENDLIDYTVRVSYLEVYKEEFRDLLQVDTASKDIQIREDDKGNIVLCGVKESEVEGLDEVLSLLEMGNTAKHTGATHINKQSSRSHTIFTVTMEQRRGAGRIPLHRHPPSVPASGQVLVSKFHFVDLAGSERIVKTGNTGERLKESIQINSGLLALGNVISALGDPRRKSSHIPYRDSKITRILKDSLGGNAQTVMIACVSPSSSDFDESLNTLNYANRAQNIQNKAVVNCRKEMEHVEELHRQIKNLQKALEQRHRSETRIINRSSTAKRCGPDPTARLLAECAHYRTCTDAAYRLLMELQEDSNLTVEQILRVKEWLCTVEGERSELTSAGLDSGIESTSAEDQSPEAQGSKVAKAQVNTEKRCESIKDEQVAKLQRQVERLEEENRDFLAALEDAMEQYKLQSDKLQEQQDKISELHVRLEMAMANLCVPGLLENLHLVTAGQRPHTAPLDAAPSHGLNGLPSGLLPTKQSGKAHGRKLDSKPSFQEEDLAGWHPNHTQCLAGTPELKDVVLRRELSHDPEKPSELSSGEEEEWEQKRSLSQHRNGIQSWGKKEICKLSEEPSGGNAHSMQEEQLELPKEVCRRRERLPGKDSGWRLVQAQQKIRELAINIRMKEELITELIKTGKDAQALNRQYCQKIGELEQEAEQVRAELSDSQKQLQELEGKEPWDPGEKHKLQEYRTRVAAAQSKARVLCKKKQATERLVSLSAQSEKRVQELERNIELMRRQQGQLQRRLREESEQKRRLETEVNKRQHQVKELELKHEQHQKILRIKTEEIAAFQRKRRSGSNGSVISLEQQQKIEEQKKWLDMEMDKVLEQRRALDELEDELRKRETIVAKKEALLQEKNGLESKRLRSSQALTDDIVRVSSRLEHLEKELTEKNGQLRHGSAHNQQQIRQEINNLRQEKDQLLKQRLELDNKLRHGTLLSPEEERILFQLDEAIEALDAAIEYKNESITCRQRVLRASASLLSQCEMNLMAKLSYLSSSETRALLCKYFDKVVTLREDQHRQHIAFSELEMQLEEQQQLVYWLEAAVERQRLEMDRRLTLQQKEHEQNMQLLLQQSREHMDEGLASSKLQYEARIQVLEKELSRYMWANQELNQRLGSMSHHPGQTKAGMERSILGAGDRAPPALGTCEESNPGEQPMPLAIAEESHRVRDESRDLVHAPLPSTWRRSSLPSDGPGDLRQRDVEHLLRAGQPHEVHPPRSLPPASKPRRELRRASLTAAPHHPAMIDVRKNPL
- the KIF7 gene encoding kinesin-like protein KIF7 isoform X1 gives rise to the protein MAAERAAVRVAVRVRPLLPREALRGHRPCLRGDAGTGEVALGRRRFRFAAVLPEAAGQAAVYRACVQPLLRAFFRGFNATVFAYGQTGSGKTYTIGEASVASINEDEQGIIPRAMAETFRLIDENDLIDYTVRVSYLEVYKEEFRDLLQVDTASKDIQIREDDKGNIVLCGVKESEVEGLDEVLSLLEMGNTAKHTGATHINKQSSRSHTIFTVTMEQRRGAGRIPLHRHPPSVPASGQVLVSKFHFVDLAGSERIVKTGNTGERLKESIQINSGLLALGNVISALGDPRRKSSHIPYRDSKITRILKDSLGGNAQTVMIACVSPSSSDFDESLNTLNYANRAQNIQNKAVVNCRKEMEHVEELHRQIKNLQKALEQRHRSETRIINRSSTAKRCGPDPTARLLAECAHYRTCTDAAYRLLMELQEDSNLTVEQILRVKEWLCTVEGERSELTSAGLDSGIESTSAEDQSPEAQGSKVAKAQVNTEKRCESIKDEQVAKLQRQVERLEEENRDFLAALEDAMEQYKLQSDKLQEQQDKISELHVRLEMAMANLCVPGLLENLHLVTAGQRPHTAPLDAAPSHGLNGLPSGLLPTKQSGKAHGRKQLDSKPSFQEEDLAGWHPNHTQCLAGTPELKDVVLRRELSHDPEKPSELSSGEEEEWEQKRSLSQHRNGIQSWGKKEICKLSEEPSGGNAHSMQEEQLELPKEVCRRRERLPGKDSGWRLVQAQQKIRELAINIRMKEELITELIKTGKDAQALNRQYCQKIGELEQEAEQVRAELSDSQKQLQELEGKEPWDPGEKHKLQEYRTRVAAAQSKARVLCKKKQATERLVSLSAQSEKRVQELERNIELMRRQQGQLQRRLREESEQKRRLETEVNKRQHQVKELELKHEQHQKILRIKTEEIAAFQRKRRSGSNGSVISLEQQQKIEEQKKWLDMEMDKVLEQRRALDELEDELRKRETIVAKKEALLQEKNGLESKRLRSSQALTDDIVRVSSRLEHLEKELTEKNGQLRHGSAHNQQQIRQEINNLRQEKDQLLKQRLELDNKLRHGTLLSPEEERILFQLDEAIEALDAAIEYKNESITCRQRVLRASASLLSQCEMNLMAKLSYLSSSETRALLCKYFDKVVTLREDQHRQHIAFSELEMQLEEQQQLVYWLEAAVERQRLEMDRRLTLQQKEHEQNMQLLLQQSREHMDEGLASSKLQYEARIQVLEKELSRYMWANQELNQRLGSMSHHPGQTKAGMERSILGAGDRAPPALGTCEESNPGEQPMPLAIAEESHRVRDESRDLVHAPLPSTWRRSSLPSDGPGDLRQRDVEHLLRAGQPHEVHPPRSLPPASKPRRELRRASLTAAPHHPAMIDVRKNPL